One segment of Sphaerodactylus townsendi isolate TG3544 linkage group LG17, MPM_Stown_v2.3, whole genome shotgun sequence DNA contains the following:
- the MNS1 gene encoding meiosis-specific nuclear structural protein 1, with protein MQAKMGATPAQQLERRQHEAYLRQLREEAHELKVRRVHQLEVMCEAEERVERRRLSRLLREEEHERRLDHALRHAQENKRLREQELQQEEKLAAELAHLQREQLKDEKMRQQIRENSLELRELERKLKFAYLNQERAAQIAEREALKFEQMKSDGELARAMKEEQEKARLAESAVETRRNQEKVLYQQELEKQLEEGERQKQAAYEEFLRDKLLIDAIVRKIYEEDERARQERMEKKRLTQRFIEEFKRDQELRRQRQREEVEEENRKILAFANMWQQREDKRMAQVHENEEQKRKLQQMMVEHMERERQEREELELLREELSLEEQAAADRKKEREEMEKKIRQRLELRHSYEEQLAVREVLQQALREEEAAFCQAMLAKFAEDDRIEQMNAQKRRMKQLEHRRAVQQLIEDRRKQFLADKERELEERQLEEKRADAVKAIVEEERRKLLQQHAVKLLGYLPRGVLKDEQDIDMLGEEFRQVYQKRKNVGLAEETGGESTSSQ; from the exons ATGCAGGCGAAGATG GGGGCGACGCCGGCGCAGCAGCTGGAGCGGCGGCAGCACGAGGCCTACCTGCGGCAGCTGCGGGAGGAGGCGCACGAGCTGAAGGTGCGGCGCGTGCACCAGCTGGAGGTGATGTGCGAGGCCGAGGAGCGcgtggagcgccggcgcctgTCCCGCCTGCTGCGCGAGGAGGAGCACGAGCGCCGCCTGGACCACGCCCTCCGCCAC GCGCAAGAGAACAAGAGGCTGCGGGAGCAGGagctgcagcaggaggagaagCTGGCGGCGGAGCTGGCCCACCTGCAGCGGGAGCAGCTCAAGGACGAGAAGATGCGCCAGCAGATCAGGGAGAacag ccttgAACTACGGGAGCTGGAGAGGAAGCTGAAATTTGCATACCTCAACCAAGAAAGGGCCGCCCAGATTGCTGAAAGGGaagctctgaaatttgaacagaTG aagagcgaTGGGGAGCTGGCCAGAGCCATGAAGGAAGAGCAGGAGAAGGCCAGGCTGGCCGAGAGCGCGGTGGAGACGAGGCGGAATCAGGAGAAAGTCCTTTATCAGCAagagctggagaagcagctggaggAGGGCGAGAGGCAGAAGCAGGCCGCCTACGAGGAGTTCCTCCGAGACAAGCTCCTCATCGACGCCATCGTCAGGAAGATCTATGAGGAAGACGAAAG AGCACGGCAGGAAAGGATGGAGAAGAAGAGGCTGACCCAGCGCTTCATCGAAGAGTTTAAACGAGACCAGGAGCTGCGGCGGCAGAGGCAGCgcgaggaggtggaggaggagaacagGAAGATCCTGGCCTTTGCCAACATGTGGCAGCAGAGAGAAGACAAGCGGATGGCTCAAGTCCACGAGAACGAGGAGCAGAAGCGCAAGCTCCAGCAGATG atGGTGGAGCACATGGAAAGAGAGCGGCAGGAGCGAGAAGAGCTGGAGCTGCTCCGTGAGGAGCTCTCTCTGGAGGAGCAAGCGGCGGCCGACAGGAAGAAGGAGAGG gaagagatggaaaagaaaatcCGGCAGCGCTTGGAGCTGCGGCACTCCTACGAAGAGCAGCTGGCTGTGCGGGAGGTGCTGCAGCAGGCCCTGCGAGAGGAGGAGGCCGCCTTCTGCCAGGCCAtgctggccaagtttgcggaGGACGACCGCATCGAACAGATGAACGCCCAGAAGCGGAGGATGAAGCAGCTGGAGCACCGGAGGGCCGTGCAGCAACTGATCGAAGACCGACGCAAACAGTTCCTGGCAGACAAG GAGCGTGAGCTGGAGGAGAGGCAGCTGGAAGAGAAGAGGGCTGACGCCGTGAAGGCCATCGTTGAAGAAGAACGCCGCAAGCTGCTCCAGCAACATGCTGTCAAGCTGCTGGGGTACCTTCCCCga GGAGTTCTTAAAGATGAGCAAGACATCGACATGCTTGGAGAAGAGTTTCGGCAAGTTTACCAGAAGAGAAAAAACGTGGGGCTTGCAGAAGAAACCGGAGGTGAATCTACTTCTTCCCAGTAA
- the ZNF280D gene encoding LOW QUALITY PROTEIN: zinc finger protein 280D (The sequence of the model RefSeq protein was modified relative to this genomic sequence to represent the inferred CDS: inserted 1 base in 1 codon; deleted 2 bases in 2 codons; substituted 1 base at 1 genomic stop codon), protein MAELFMECEEEELEPWQQKSKPIIVDDDDDDDEPIFVGEILSSKPTNTYILNRVNSSSTRVAVQNGTAKRGFQPVARPAASTLAVHPQPRAGSLSGTPAGLQKPPAGSPSPQDVAKSSSGISQPVGRSTPTPSLSRNMPVIAQSPSRPVATVTAQPVALNRVPSSNTSGMVFGLRQSPGSPQCPGGPAVTAIGMSKRPAPSEMDSVSPKKAKADETGSGSSPPVSPLVKSPNEVLSLQKGVASGGAKNGAPFPQACPKCNIHFNLLDPLKNHMKVKVFVVASCKCEGGGVTNPGCPRGFRAYRGCAKHSKRCWNFRTATDSGRGVLGEAIVQMGSLWCYAGHLEYLFLHGTEEMAEAISSTFGISVKGAAEAASYQFAVLLKCFCWWFFRYCCPESGAHLPAGRRRETLQVALSKAAVTPKKGSPGSCWSAASRLYGPLRGSSVQQPGKAGAEDRRTTWSKTTWRSNFHLELELGESWESHTCTCQHCYRQFPTPFQLQCHIESTHTPYESSTVCRICELSFETEQILLQHMKDNHKPGEMPYVCQVCNYRSSAFSDVEKHFRAVHENTKNLLCPFCLKVIKMGAPYMHHYMRHQVTAPREGAAPFCKCRLQFLTGKEKVDHKSQHHRTFRKPPQLEGLPPGTKVISNPLSSLLRKVDQHVPVASEWDQRILATGSSPASPSAKSDAERRHEVKPEPWSLGRRPSPILARGRRFLPPLSLERSSTESVLSDPGGSRSGVLGVPFSRPGADCTITGAEHLVAPTPLQLLPNVKMANTKTYTKLNVSKARASKLKPLSVQKRQESPGCGNSSSXNSSANKRHCKPKIANTALSSLRCSEIQKCIECSSDIRPFASRFKTQLYVHCSHAAYSLRAGRSKAYVNHMMSFHSARQSKRYWIYKDHSEELRXLSLASFWKLQTKMAAQLEEREPGPTTGCQVISEEKRCVFPSTRLRGRLPAKTFPNRTQDASPLNHGGEGTSQDLSTPDPPEEQGGMSAPASSEAISSAEGTSKDQLGQGDETILVGQREEEASQPSQEDSSNPALPATSQNPPPEGSESRLGGCLGADSAAAGSEEEAAAPSGHGPSSCLEDQTSSEGPMGSGEADQSGTQPGEGAAVAAEGGESSPPPVCEHSPAPGLLDCSEDPGETLNTGSLPDHLAEGAEAATGGENPPPSVPEHASSPGPTVHTEDREVSAAESNAGSPENPVAESSGAECDRNAPVVEDSPGLSPSACPGDLGASAEEPQHFGSQVDDGCTAAACEETAAPVAAAAAALEPSSSPGLSACSEDANKIAEEAKGDDPERGVKETPVAAECQDRVSAPLGGSSDGRAQESPLEGSAEAAAKGSPGNQVAAPAAPCEDSSPAPPAGDTPSPEVQPPSAEPPHSKGSGSDDSATEDRAGNSASKKPPGEDPRPGSGDQQPESDVEEPELEEVDADSSRPASDAEVSFEQFLRRRDEPESVSSDVSEQGSVHLEPLTPSEVLEHEATEILQKGGSVASSAKTSGPGSEPAEAGASREGSPDPPEAAVAAASQPEESQDDS, encoded by the exons ATGGCGGAACTTTTCATGGAgtgtgaggaggaggagctggaaccCTGGCAGCAGAAATCGAAACCGATTATCGTAgatgacgacgatgacgacgacgagcCCATTTTCGTGGGAGAGATTCTGAGCTCCAAACCGACCAATACGT ATATCCTGAACAGAGTCAACTCCAGCTCGACACgagtggctgtgcagaatgggacGGCCAAAAGAG GATTTCAGCCCGTTGCTCGGCCTGCAGCGAGCACACTGGCCGTGCATCCTCAGCCGCGGGCGGGCAGTCTTTCCGGGACTCCAGCTGGCCTGCAGAAGCCCCCTGCTGGAAGCCCGTCGCCACAAGACGTGGCCAAGTCAAGTTCCGGCATCTCCCAGCCTGTTGGCAGGTCCACCCCAACGCCTTCGCTATCTCGGAACATGCCGGTCATAGCTCAGTCTCCGTCCAGGCCGGTGGCTACTGTGACTGCACAGCCTGTGGCATTGAATCGG GTTCCCTCAAGTAACACTTCCGGCATGGTTTTTGGCTTAAGGCAGAGTCCAGGATCACCGCAATGTCCAGGCGGTCCAGCAGTGACGGCAATAG GCATGTCCAAGCGTCCAGCTCCTTCTGAAATGGACAGTGTTAGTCCCAAAAAGGCTAAGGCTGATGAAACAGGATCCGGGAGTAGCCCACCGGTCTCGCCTTTGGTGAAATCTCCAAATGAGGTGCTGTCGCTTCAGAAAG GGGTGGCCTCCGGCGGCGCTAAGAACGGAGCCCCTTTCCCGCAAGCCTGT CCCAAGTGCAATATTCACTTCAACCTTTTGGACCCTTTAAAAAACCATATGAAGGTAAAAGTGTTTGTTGTAGCAAGTTGTAAATGCGAAGGTGGTGGCgtcaccaatcctgggtgcccTCGTGGCTTTCGAGCCTACCGTGGCTGTGCCAAACATTCAAAGCGATGCTGGAACTTC CGAACAGCCACAGATTCTGGGCGAGGTGTGCTGGGGGAAGCCATTGTGCAAATGGGAAGCCTGTGGTGCTATGCCGGGCATTTAGAGTATCTGTTCCTGCACGGTACCGAAGAGATGGCAGAAGCGATCAGTTCGACATTTGGCATTAGCGTTAAAGGAGCCGCAGAGGCAGCCAGCTATCAGTTCGCCGTGCTTTTAAAGTGTTTCTGTTGGTGGTTCTTTCGGTACTGCTGTCCGGAATCTGGTGCACACCTTCCCGCCGGGCGCCGGCGCGAAACTCTCCAGGTAGCTTTGTCCAAAGCGGCCGTCACTCCGAAAAAGGGAAGCCCTGGATCATGCTGGTCAGCGGCTTCTCGACTCTACGGCCCACTGCGAGGGAGCAGCGTCCAGCAGCCGGGGAAAGCAGGAGCAGAAGATCGCCGCACCACCTGGTCAAA AACCACATGGAGAAGCAACTTTCACCTGGAGCTGGAGCTTGGGGAGAGCTGGGAGAGCCACACCTGCACCTGCCAGCACTGCTACCggcagttccccacc cccttccagcTGCAGTGCCACATCGAGAGCACCCACACCCCTTACGAGTCATCCA CCGTCTGCAGGATATGTGAGTTGTCCTTTGAAACGGAGCAGATCCTCCTGCAACACATGAAGGACAATCACAAGCCGGGGGAGATGCCCTACGTCTGCCAG GTGTGTAATTACCGATCGTCGGCGTTTTCAGACGTGGAGAAACACTTCCGAGCCGTTCACGAAAACACAAAAAACCTGCTCTGCCCTTTTTGCCTTAAAGTTATTAAAATGGGGGCCCCGTACATGCACCACTACATGAGGCACCAGGTAACGGCTCCAAGGGAAGGGGCTGCACCTTTTTGT AAGTGCCGGCTGCAGTTCCTGACGGGCAAAGAGAAGGTGGACCATAAATCTCAGCATCACCGGACATTTCGGAAGCCTCCGCAGCTGGAAGGACTGCCTCCAGGAACCAAAGTAATCTCAAACCCCCTCTCCTctctgttgagaaaagtggaccAAC ATGTCCCCGTGGCCAGTGAGTGGGATCAAagaattttagcaacaggttcctcACCAGCCAGCCCCTCAGCAAAGAGTGATGCAGAGAGGCGTCACGAGGTGAAACCTGAGCCCTGGAG ccttggaaggcgCCCGAGTCCGATCTTGGCAAGAGGAAGGCGATTCCTGCCTCCCCTTTCCCTGGAGAGGAGCTCCACAGAATCCGTGCTTAGCGATCCTGGGGGGTCACGATCAGGCGTCCTGGGAGTCCCCTTCTCCCGCCCAGGAGCTGACTGCACCATCACTGGTGCAGAGCACCTGGTAGCGCCCACTCCTTTGCAGCTCCTCCCCAACGTCAAAATGGCAAACACCAAGACCTACACTAAACTGAATGTCAGCAAAGCCAGAGCTTCCAAGTTGAAGCCATTGAGCGTCCAGAAAAGGCAGGAATCGCCGGGAtgcggcaacagcagca ttaaCAGCAGCGCCAACAAAAGGCACTGTAAGCCTAAGATTGCAAACACGGCATTAagtagcct CAGATGTTCAGAGATCCAGAAATGCATCGAGTGTTCCTCCGACATCCGCCCGTTCGCCAGCCGCTTCAAAACTCAGCTTTACGTCCACTGCAGTCATGCTGCTTATAGCTTACGAGCTGGTCGCAGCAAGGCCTACGTGAATCACATGATGAG tTTTCACAGCGCCCGTCAAAGTAAACGGTATTGGATTTATAAAGACCATTCCGAAGAACTGAGGTAACTCTCCCTCGCCTCCTTTTG GAAGCTTCAGACGAAGATGGCCGCACAGCTTGAAGAGCGAGAGCCCGGTCCCACAACAGGGTGCCAGGTCATCAGCGAGGAGAAGCGATGCGTGTTCCCCTCCACCCGTCTG AGAGGCAGGCTGCCTGCCAAGACCTTCCCAAA CCGAACGCAGGACGCTTCCCCCTTGAATCACGGAGGCGAAGGCACATCCCAG GACCTTTCCACCCCCGACCCCCCTGAAGAGCAAGGAGGGATGTCAGCTCCTGCCAG cTCAGAAGCAATAAGCTCTGCAGAAGGAACCAGTAAGGACCAGCTTGGTCAGGGGGATGAAACTATTTTAGTGGGTCAAAGGGAAGAAGAGGCATCTCAGCCAAGTCAAGAGGACTCCTCCAATCCGGCACTCCCGGCGACGTCACAGAACCCTCCACCAGAAGGAAGCGAAAGCCGTCTTGGAGGCTGCCTGGGGGCAGATTCTGCGGCGGCTGGGAGCGAGGAGGAGGCCGCAGCTCCTTCAGGCCACGGACCCTCCTCATGTTTAGAAGATCAGACCTCCTCAGAAGGCCCCATGGGAAGTGGAGAGGCGGACCAGAGTGGGACTCAGCCAGGTGAAGGTGCTGCTGTAGCTGCCGAGGGTGGAGAAAGTTCGCCGCCTCCTGTTTGTGAACACTCTCCTGCTCCAGGATTGCTGGACTGCTCAGAAGACCCAGGAGAGACTCTCAACACAGGAAGCCTGCCGGATCACCTGGCAGAAGGTGCTGAAGCTGCCACGGGTGGAGAAAATCCACCTCCTTCCGTTCCGGAACACGCCTCCAGTCCTGGACCAACAGTCCACACCGAGGACCGCGAAGTTTCCGCAGCAGAAAGCAACGCaggcagccctgaaaacccagtTGCTGAAAGCTCCGGAGCCGAATGCGACAGAAATGCGCCCGTGGTAGAAGACTCCCCTGGCCTGTCACCGTCAGCCTGCCCCGGAGACCTTGGCGCTTCCGCAGAGGAGCCCCAGCACTTTGGAAGCCAGGTGGACGACGGCTGTACCGCTGCTGCGTGTGAAGAAACGGCGgcccctgttgctgctgctgctgctgctctggagccCTCCTCTAGTCCTGGGCTGTCCGCTTGTTCAGAGGACGCCAACAAGATAGCAGAAGAAGCCAAGGGGGACGATCCGGAAAGGGGGGTTAAGGAAACGCCTGTAGCTGCTGAGTGTCAGGACCGGGTGTCTGCCCCCTTGGGAGGCTCCTCAGATGGGAGGGCCCAGGAGTCGCCACTGGAAGgctcagcagaagcagcagccaagGGAAGCCCTGGAAACCAGGTGGCGGCTCCGGCGGCTCCGTGTGAAGACAGCTCaccagcaccccctgcaggagaCACCCCCAGCCCAGAGGTCCAGCCCCCTTCTGCGGAGCCCCCACATAGCAAAGGGTCAGGAAGTGATGATTCAGCCACCGAGGATCGTGCAGGCAACAGCGCCTCCAAAAAGCCCCCAGGAGAGGACCCCCGCCCAGGCTCAGGGGACCAGCAGCCGGAGTCCGATGTGGAGGAGCCTGAACTCGAGGAGGTGGACGCTGACTCCTCCAGGCCGGCCTCCGACGCCGAGGTCAGCTTTGAGCAGTTCCTGAGGCGCAGAGATGAGCCCGAGTCGGTGAGCTCCGATGTCAGCGAACAAGGCAGCGTTCACCTGGAGCCGCTGACTCCGTCGGAGGTGCTGGAGCACGAGGCCACAGAGATCCTCCAGAAAGGTGGCTCTGTGGCATCATCGGCCAAGACGTCTGGGCCGGGTTCCGAGCCTGCGGAGGCGGGGGCCTCTCGAGAGGGCAGCCCTGACCCTCCGGAAGCAGCGGtagcagcagccagccagccagaggaGAGCCAGGACGACAGCTGA